Proteins co-encoded in one Acidovorax sp. 69 genomic window:
- a CDS encoding AsmA family protein, protein MSPIPASPNPPAAQPGPVTTTAFPLPAPGIWRRITHGALWAAGLLAALLVALGVLLAWIDWNRAKPWVNDTVSKVTGRHFAIQGDLSAAWHWPQPLEEGWQRWVPGVTVTAERLVMGNPAGFTLPFPHAAGKTPPKGQLRAPLASKEADTHATTLARIGGATATVRLLPLLVKHLSIDTLKLTGPQVTLARSADGVDNWHFDRKDGPKSGWSFDIDQLVVNEGVLAYADGVKDLDLRAHIDTTAPLAPTDAATQALASAADPTTTPAAKAAPGIQNQSAATTPYGLRFEIRGRYAKAQIEGRGRAGQVISLRNKVVNYPLQVDASAGSVALSAEGVLANPGALSGLDFQVSLKGGSMADLYDLTGLVLPNTPAFATRGRLTGSLEPERAVWEYNDFRGKVGQSDLQGSLKYTSGKPRPRLTGTMTSNQLRLADLGPTIGTRQSGNTPRSRSQGGKVLPDSQFAAERWNAMDMDMVFKGRHIIRPESLPLQDLSVHAVMENAQLKLAPLTFGVAEGKIDSQVSIDGRTAPLTAQIRGTVQGLQLSALFPKVQLMKKSLGHMDGAIALKSSGNSMAGLLGHGTGEMRLYVRDGTLSKQMLDLAALNVGSIVVGKLFGENKEVRLRCAVADFTVVDGLATTRIVKMSTDDAVVEATGTIDLGTEAMNLRIKPESLQWKFFSLRSPLYVKGTFANPDVGVEPGPLLLRAGAAVAAALVAPAALALVPVTVPAAEDNTPCKPLLDLAQEPVKPGYQGAAGTASQPARRAASGMADPAR, encoded by the coding sequence ATGTCACCCATACCCGCATCTCCCAATCCTCCTGCTGCTCAACCTGGCCCTGTCACCACCACCGCCTTCCCGTTGCCTGCACCGGGTATTTGGCGGCGTATCACGCACGGGGCCCTGTGGGCTGCAGGGCTGCTGGCTGCGCTGCTGGTGGCGCTGGGTGTCTTGCTGGCATGGATCGACTGGAACCGCGCGAAGCCTTGGGTCAATGACACCGTGAGCAAAGTCACAGGACGGCACTTTGCCATTCAAGGCGATTTGTCTGCGGCATGGCACTGGCCCCAGCCCCTGGAAGAGGGATGGCAGCGCTGGGTACCTGGTGTCACGGTGACTGCCGAACGCCTGGTGATGGGAAACCCCGCCGGGTTCACACTCCCTTTTCCGCATGCTGCAGGCAAAACGCCGCCCAAAGGCCAACTCCGCGCTCCGCTGGCATCCAAAGAGGCCGACACCCATGCAACCACCTTGGCCCGTATTGGCGGCGCCACCGCTACCGTGCGCCTGTTGCCATTGTTGGTAAAACATCTGTCGATTGACACGCTCAAACTCACCGGGCCCCAGGTGACTTTGGCCCGGAGCGCCGATGGCGTCGATAACTGGCACTTTGATCGCAAGGATGGTCCCAAGAGCGGTTGGAGCTTTGATATCGACCAGTTGGTGGTGAATGAGGGCGTACTCGCTTATGCCGATGGCGTGAAAGACCTGGACCTGCGGGCGCACATTGATACCACGGCGCCCTTGGCCCCCACAGACGCAGCGACCCAGGCCTTGGCCAGCGCAGCCGACCCGACGACAACACCTGCAGCAAAGGCTGCACCCGGCATACAAAACCAAAGTGCAGCGACCACACCTTATGGCTTGCGCTTCGAGATCCGGGGCCGCTATGCCAAGGCACAGATCGAGGGCCGAGGACGTGCGGGCCAGGTCATTAGCCTGCGCAACAAGGTGGTGAACTACCCGCTACAGGTCGACGCCAGTGCAGGCAGCGTGGCCCTGTCGGCCGAGGGGGTGCTGGCCAACCCGGGAGCCCTCTCGGGGCTGGACTTCCAAGTGTCTCTCAAGGGTGGCAGCATGGCCGACCTGTACGACCTGACAGGGCTGGTGCTGCCCAACACCCCTGCGTTTGCCACGCGCGGGCGGCTGACCGGCAGCCTGGAACCCGAACGCGCCGTGTGGGAGTACAACGATTTTCGCGGCAAGGTGGGCCAGAGCGATCTGCAAGGGTCGCTGAAATACACCTCCGGCAAACCACGTCCCCGGCTCACCGGCACCATGACCTCCAACCAGTTGCGCCTGGCAGACCTGGGACCGACGATTGGCACCCGCCAGTCCGGCAACACCCCACGCAGCCGCAGCCAGGGCGGCAAGGTACTGCCAGACTCGCAATTTGCGGCCGAGCGGTGGAATGCCATGGACATGGACATGGTGTTCAAGGGCCGTCACATCATCCGCCCCGAGAGTCTGCCCCTGCAGGACTTGAGCGTGCACGCCGTGATGGAAAACGCGCAGCTCAAGCTGGCACCGCTCACGTTCGGCGTGGCAGAGGGGAAAATCGATTCGCAGGTGAGCATTGACGGGCGTACCGCTCCTTTGACGGCCCAGATACGCGGCACCGTGCAGGGCTTGCAGCTCTCGGCCCTGTTCCCCAAGGTACAGCTCATGAAAAAAAGCTTGGGCCACATGGACGGGGCCATTGCCCTGAAGAGCTCAGGCAACAGCATGGCCGGATTGCTGGGCCATGGCACCGGCGAAATGCGTTTGTATGTGCGCGACGGCACGTTGAGCAAGCAGATGCTGGACCTGGCGGCGCTCAATGTGGGCAGTATTGTTGTAGGCAAGCTCTTTGGCGAAAACAAAGAGGTGCGCCTGCGCTGCGCCGTGGCTGACTTCACGGTGGTGGATGGCCTGGCCACCACACGCATCGTGAAGATGAGCACCGACGACGCGGTGGTGGAGGCCACAGGCACCATCGACCTGGGTACCGAGGCCATGAACCTGCGCATCAAGCCCGAGTCGTTGCAATGGAAATTCTTCTCGCTGCGCTCACCCCTGTATGTCAAAGGCACCTTTGCGAACCCCGATGTCGGCGTGGAACCCGGCCCGCTGCTGCTGCGCGCGGGCGCCGCAGTCGCGGCCGCCCTGGTGGCCCCCGCCGCACTGGCACTGGTGCCGGTCACCGTGCCGGCGGCGGAAGACAACACCCCTTGCAAACCGTTGCTCGACCTGGCCCAGGAACCCGTCAAGCCCGGATACCAAGGCGCTGCGGGCACGGCATCACAGCCTGCGCGGCGGGCTGCCAGCGGCATGGCAGATCCTGCACGTTGA
- a CDS encoding DNA polymerase Y family protein, translating into MHWIALPLPWLDESVARREGAGAVGPAPAAAGSGAAPMSPSPLVAAAAGWWALRFTPRVALVDGDTVLLEVSSTERLWGGPDVLLALVLQAWSDACVGLADAAAGDDVGGQTADPPTTVWGCGPTALVAQALLRMAQAAESRRPHGPRASEGSHKKTALVDWPQAISPLSDSALKGLPLHTLTALRPHVASLEHMGCRTWGSLHALPRAGVARRFGAGVLRVLDQALGDAPEAHRWLELPEQFVLATELPALAESADALLWSANRTLLSALQGWLQGRQQGALALELAWRHDLRRIDGVLIAPAQALQVRTAQATQDMAHLRRLLSENLARTALAAPVNQITLRLLESALLPHRSASLLPPGDRGAAHDHSSDVQGEALHQLLERLSARLGADHVLAPVLQADHRPERMQQWRPAAEVLCLVTAARPAMRPAVRHVPASVSGAALDMHPHALLLPTWLLNPPRRLLVQGNRPCHHGLLRLLAGPHRFEAGWWSAMEDGEDPARPGAGLALRDYFVAHNDVAGLVWVFRERLAPVSEGTQALARPHRWFLQGVFG; encoded by the coding sequence ATGCACTGGATCGCACTGCCATTGCCATGGCTGGATGAGTCCGTAGCAAGGCGCGAAGGCGCCGGAGCAGTGGGCCCTGCGCCAGCAGCAGCTGGCAGCGGGGCGGCCCCAATGTCGCCCAGCCCGCTGGTGGCCGCTGCGGCGGGGTGGTGGGCCTTGCGTTTCACTCCGCGCGTGGCGCTGGTGGATGGTGACACCGTGTTGCTGGAGGTCTCCAGCACCGAACGGCTGTGGGGCGGGCCCGATGTTTTGTTGGCGCTGGTATTGCAGGCTTGGTCCGATGCCTGCGTTGGTTTGGCGGATGCAGCGGCAGGCGATGACGTTGGTGGACAAACAGCTGACCCGCCAACCACCGTCTGGGGCTGTGGGCCGACAGCCCTGGTGGCGCAGGCTTTGTTGCGCATGGCACAGGCGGCGGAGAGCCGGCGGCCCCACGGTCCCAGAGCCTCGGAAGGCAGCCACAAAAAGACCGCACTGGTTGATTGGCCGCAGGCGATCTCGCCGTTGTCTGACAGCGCCCTGAAGGGCTTGCCTTTGCACACTTTGACGGCCTTGCGCCCGCATGTGGCCAGCCTGGAGCACATGGGCTGCCGCACGTGGGGGTCGCTGCATGCGCTGCCGCGTGCCGGGGTGGCAAGGCGTTTTGGTGCCGGCGTGTTGCGGGTGCTGGACCAGGCGTTGGGCGATGCCCCGGAGGCGCACCGCTGGCTGGAATTGCCCGAGCAGTTTGTGCTTGCCACCGAGCTGCCTGCATTGGCAGAGTCGGCCGATGCGCTGCTGTGGAGCGCCAACCGCACCCTGTTGTCGGCCCTGCAGGGCTGGCTGCAGGGCCGACAACAGGGTGCGCTGGCGCTGGAGCTGGCCTGGCGCCACGACCTGCGGCGCATCGATGGGGTGCTGATCGCCCCTGCGCAGGCCCTGCAGGTACGCACCGCCCAGGCCACGCAAGACATGGCGCACTTGCGGCGCCTGTTGTCTGAAAACCTGGCACGCACGGCCCTGGCGGCACCGGTCAACCAGATCACGCTGCGCCTGCTGGAGTCGGCACTGTTGCCACACCGCAGCGCGAGCCTGCTGCCACCCGGTGATCGGGGTGCGGCCCATGACCATTCATCAGACGTGCAGGGCGAGGCCTTGCACCAGTTGCTGGAGCGCCTGTCAGCCCGCCTGGGGGCGGACCATGTGCTGGCCCCCGTGCTGCAGGCCGACCATCGGCCCGAGCGCATGCAGCAGTGGCGACCTGCGGCCGAGGTGTTATGCCTTGTCACGGCAGCCCGCCCTGCAATGCGTCCTGCCGTCCGGCATGTGCCCGCCAGCGTTTCGGGTGCCGCGCTGGATATGCACCCCCATGCCTTGCTGCTGCCCACCTGGCTGCTCAATCCGCCCCGCCGCTTGCTTGTGCAGGGCAACCGCCCCTGTCACCACGGTCTGCTGCGCCTGTTGGCCGGTCCCCATCGGTTCGAGGCGGGTTGGTGGTCTGCCATGGAGGACGGCGAAGATCCGGCCCGCCCCGGTGCGGGCCTGGCCTTGCGTGACTATTTTGTGGCGCACAACGATGTGGCGGGGCTGGTGTGGGTGTTCCGCGAGCGGCTGGCGCCTGTTTCTGAGGGCACACAGGCCCTGGCGCGCCCCCATCGCTGGTTTTTGCAGGGAGTTTTTGGGTGA
- a CDS encoding peptidoglycan DD-metalloendopeptidase family protein has product MRKDIDIFGKTGTPVPSATDGISLLAGETAKDGKVVLVLVLMLGPRWRLHCFVHLDSIRTGALSFVVSGETIGTLAANGNALGKPPHLRHSIGRILPAPWKVDGATQGHKKRFFLSILTLIYSNGDCRGQTLTSIHPNALLAHSASNRHGQGE; this is encoded by the coding sequence GTGCGCAAGGACATCGACATCTTTGGCAAGACCGGCACGCCGGTGCCAAGCGCCACGGATGGCATCTCGCTTCTCGCGGGAGAGACCGCCAAAGACGGCAAGGTGGTGCTTGTGCTTGTGCTCATGCTCGGACCCCGCTGGCGGCTGCATTGTTTTGTGCATCTGGACTCGATCCGAACAGGCGCCTTGTCGTTCGTGGTGTCTGGCGAGACCATCGGTACGCTGGCCGCCAACGGCAACGCACTGGGCAAGCCACCGCACCTGCGCCATTCCATCGGGCGAATACTGCCCGCACCGTGGAAGGTGGATGGCGCTACGCAGGGCCACAAAAAACGGTTTTTTCTATCGATCCTCACGCTTATCTACTCGAACGGTGACTGCCGGGGTCAGACACTGACCTCAATACACCCCAACGCCCTGCTCGCGCACTCTGCATCAAACCGCCACGGCCAAGGCGAATGA
- a CDS encoding error-prone DNA polymerase, which produces MARSAAGVVPSPLALTSARDSSVAPSVPAVAAGLPGYAELHCLSNFSFQRGASHPQELVERALALGYQALALTDECSVAGVVRAHEAAEKSGLHLIVGSEFLWGDLRLVALARDAEGWGNLCEFITAARAAAPKGEYRVGPGSPLALLRGCELLLAPCRQRLNASDFVAVSACISSATSHFDSYFDGHIWLAVELHLAPDDGLWLATLQRVGAVLSLPLVAAGDVHMHGRGRKPLQDVVTAVQRGCSVAECGFALQPNAERHLRRRVRLAGLYPPELLAATLTVAARCSFNLKEIKYQYPLETVPAGMTPAQALAWLAEEGARGRYPQGVPDWIAAQIRKELVLIAHCKYEMYFLTVHDIVRFARSVGILCQGRGSAANSVVCYVLGITAVNPADSHLLFERFISKERSEPPDIDVDFEHDRREEVIQYIYEKYGRERAAITAVVTTYRTRSALRDVGKALGVAPALVDAFAKDHHWFDEEFATDRLQELAQGLGMPLHRHTATLWLELAAQLKGFPRHLSQHVGGFVLTQGKLTRLVPVEPASMPGRSVIQWDKDDLDIMGLLKVDVLALGMLSALRRCLDLRSALRGEGWLLHDIPREDPATYDMICAADTVGVFQIESRAQMSMLPRLQPRVFYDLVVEVAIVRPGPIQGGMVHPYLQARERRRRGEPLVLEKAELETALARTLGVPIFQEQVMQIAMIAADFTPGMADDLRRSMAAWKRKGGVHRFEEPLMKGMLAKGYRPEFAQAIFQQMLGFGEYGFPESHAHSFALLAYASSWFKCHEPACFLAALLNSLPMGFYTASQLVQDARRHGLRILPIDVTCSDIDCTLEGPAEQLRPARGLGAPPLPQPAVRLGLRLVGGLRADAAERLAQARATGPAFANTEDMALRAQLSQQDLQVLAAADALARLSGHRRQQMWDAAAQHTAPALLRDAPVHEAPLQLPAAPEGEEILFDYAATGLTLRRHPLALLRPRLDRWRLLTALQLNTVPHGRKVRACGIVTVRQRPGTAKGTMFVTLEDETGPVNVIVWPALVETWRNALLRSQLLAVEGVWQCSVPDGAAPSSSGPEPTVVRHLVAQRFKDMTPLLGRMAQALQGSRDFH; this is translated from the coding sequence ATGGCGCGCAGTGCCGCTGGGGTGGTGCCTTCGCCCCTTGCTCTGACTTCGGCCAGGGACTCCTCCGTGGCGCCGTCCGTGCCAGCCGTTGCAGCGGGGCTGCCGGGTTATGCAGAGCTGCACTGCCTGTCCAACTTCAGCTTTCAGCGCGGTGCATCCCACCCGCAAGAGCTTGTGGAGCGTGCCTTGGCGCTGGGTTATCAGGCGCTGGCACTGACGGATGAATGCTCGGTGGCGGGGGTGGTGCGGGCACATGAAGCGGCTGAAAAATCAGGCCTGCATCTCATCGTGGGCAGTGAGTTCTTGTGGGGCGATCTGCGGCTGGTGGCGCTGGCGCGCGACGCCGAGGGCTGGGGAAACCTGTGCGAGTTCATCACCGCCGCCCGCGCGGCAGCGCCCAAGGGCGAGTATCGCGTGGGGCCGGGCAGCCCGTTGGCGCTGCTGCGCGGGTGCGAGCTGCTGCTGGCCCCATGCCGCCAGCGTTTGAATGCTTCTGATTTTGTAGCTGTCAGCGCTTGTATATCAAGCGCTACAAGCCATTTTGACTCATATTTTGACGGCCATATCTGGCTGGCCGTAGAGTTGCATCTGGCGCCGGACGATGGTTTGTGGCTGGCCACGTTGCAGCGCGTGGGGGCTGTGCTCAGTCTGCCGCTGGTGGCCGCTGGCGACGTGCACATGCATGGGCGCGGGCGCAAGCCGCTGCAGGACGTCGTCACCGCCGTGCAACGGGGCTGCAGCGTGGCGGAATGCGGCTTTGCCCTGCAACCGAATGCCGAACGCCACCTGCGCCGGCGTGTGCGGCTGGCAGGCCTTTATCCGCCCGAGTTGCTGGCAGCCACGCTCACGGTGGCAGCGCGTTGCTCCTTCAATCTCAAGGAAATCAAGTACCAATATCCGCTGGAGACCGTTCCGGCTGGCATGACGCCTGCCCAGGCACTTGCCTGGCTGGCCGAGGAGGGGGCCAGGGGCCGCTATCCCCAAGGGGTGCCCGACTGGATTGCTGCGCAGATCCGCAAAGAGCTGGTGTTGATTGCACATTGCAAGTACGAGATGTATTTCCTCACCGTGCACGACATCGTGCGCTTTGCGCGCAGCGTGGGCATCCTGTGCCAGGGGCGCGGTTCGGCTGCCAATTCGGTCGTTTGTTATGTGCTGGGCATCACGGCAGTGAACCCCGCAGATTCACATCTTTTGTTCGAGCGCTTTATCAGCAAAGAGCGCAGCGAGCCGCCCGATATCGATGTGGACTTTGAGCACGACCGGCGCGAAGAAGTCATCCAGTACATCTATGAAAAATACGGCCGCGAGCGCGCCGCCATTACCGCTGTGGTCACGACCTATCGCACACGCAGCGCCTTGCGCGATGTGGGCAAGGCCCTGGGGGTGGCGCCTGCCTTGGTGGATGCCTTTGCCAAGGACCATCACTGGTTCGACGAAGAGTTTGCGACCGACCGCCTGCAGGAGCTGGCACAAGGCCTGGGTATGCCACTGCATCGGCACACGGCCACGCTGTGGCTGGAGCTGGCCGCGCAACTCAAGGGCTTTCCGCGCCATCTGAGCCAGCATGTGGGCGGATTTGTGCTCACGCAGGGCAAGCTCACGCGCCTGGTGCCGGTGGAGCCCGCGAGCATGCCAGGCCGCTCCGTCATTCAATGGGACAAGGACGACCTCGACATCATGGGGCTGCTCAAGGTCGATGTGCTGGCCTTGGGCATGCTCAGCGCGTTGCGCCGTTGCCTGGACTTGCGCTCCGCGCTGCGGGGCGAAGGCTGGCTGCTGCACGACATCCCGCGCGAAGACCCCGCCACCTACGACATGATCTGCGCGGCCGACACCGTGGGCGTGTTCCAGATCGAGAGTCGCGCTCAGATGAGCATGCTGCCCCGCCTGCAGCCGCGCGTGTTCTATGACCTGGTGGTGGAAGTCGCCATTGTGCGGCCCGGGCCCATCCAAGGTGGCATGGTGCACCCGTACTTGCAAGCGCGTGAACGCAGGCGCAGGGGCGAACCGCTGGTGCTGGAGAAAGCGGAGTTGGAAACAGCCCTGGCGCGGACGCTGGGTGTGCCCATCTTTCAGGAGCAGGTGATGCAAATCGCCATGATCGCTGCGGATTTCACGCCGGGCATGGCCGATGACCTGCGCCGCTCTATGGCGGCATGGAAGCGCAAGGGCGGCGTGCACCGTTTTGAAGAACCCCTGATGAAAGGCATGCTGGCCAAGGGCTACCGCCCTGAGTTTGCCCAGGCCATCTTCCAGCAGATGCTGGGTTTTGGTGAATACGGCTTTCCTGAGAGCCACGCCCACAGCTTTGCCTTGCTGGCCTATGCCAGCAGCTGGTTCAAGTGCCATGAGCCCGCGTGTTTTCTGGCAGCGTTGCTCAACTCGCTGCCCATGGGTTTTTACACCGCCTCGCAGCTGGTGCAGGATGCACGCCGCCACGGCCTGCGCATTCTGCCCATCGACGTGACCTGCAGTGACATCGACTGCACGCTGGAAGGCCCCGCAGAACAGCTGCGGCCCGCACGCGGACTGGGGGCACCGCCACTGCCGCAGCCCGCTGTGCGCCTGGGCCTGCGGCTGGTGGGCGGTTTGCGTGCAGATGCTGCCGAACGCCTGGCACAAGCCCGTGCCACAGGCCCCGCATTCGCCAATACCGAAGATATGGCCCTGCGCGCGCAGCTGAGCCAGCAGGATCTGCAGGTCCTGGCTGCAGCCGATGCGCTGGCGCGCCTTTCCGGCCATCGGCGCCAGCAGATGTGGGATGCTGCAGCGCAGCACACCGCGCCGGCCTTGTTGCGCGATGCACCGGTGCATGAAGCGCCGCTTCAGTTGCCCGCAGCCCCCGAGGGCGAAGAAATCCTGTTTGACTACGCCGCCACCGGTCTCACGCTGCGCCGCCATCCGCTGGCCTTGCTGCGCCCGCGCCTGGACCGCTGGCGGCTGCTGACCGCACTGCAGCTGAACACCGTGCCCCACGGCCGCAAGGTGCGCGCCTGCGGCATCGTCACCGTGCGCCAGCGCCCTGGCACAGCCAAGGGCACGATGTTCGTCACACTGGAGGATGAAACCGGCCCCGTCAACGTGATCGTGTGGCCTGCATTGGTCGAGACCTGGCGCAATGCGCTGCTGCGCTCGCAACTGCTGGCGGTAGAGGGGGTGTGGCAGTGCAGCGTGCCGGACGGCGCCGCGCCATCGTCTTCCGGCCCGGAGCCCACCGTGGTGCGCCACTTGGTGGCCCAGCGATTCAAAGACATGACGCCACTGCTTGGGCGCATGGCCCAGGCGCTGCAAGGCAGCCGGGATTTTCATTGA
- a CDS encoding pseudouridine synthase yields MHNPRHPQVMPVRDGVSPSCVALPTHGQGNMLDFLSQRLPVVGREEWCQRMLAGEVVDERGQVVAPERPFEGSLRLYYYRSLSAEPALPFSETVVYRDEHLVVADKPHFMPVTPSGHYLHNTLLVRLKRQLGLPELSPLHRIDRDTAGLVMLSVQQRTRGVYQALFRDREITKHYDAIAPWRADVRFPREHTSRMEESPQFFRMQEAPGEPNSHTHMQVVEVAGGWARYRLSPITGKRHQLRVHMAALGLPLRNDPFYPVVNDPPEGDYSRPLQLLARSLEFMDPLTGEHRVFESRQSLNLP; encoded by the coding sequence ATGCACAACCCCCGCCACCCCCAGGTCATGCCCGTGCGCGATGGGGTGAGCCCCAGTTGTGTTGCCCTGCCCACACACGGGCAGGGCAACATGCTGGACTTTCTGTCGCAGCGGCTGCCAGTGGTGGGCCGCGAGGAATGGTGCCAGCGCATGCTGGCGGGCGAGGTGGTGGATGAGCGCGGGCAGGTTGTGGCGCCCGAGCGGCCGTTTGAAGGCAGCCTGCGCCTGTACTACTACCGAAGCCTGTCGGCAGAGCCAGCGCTGCCCTTCAGCGAGACGGTGGTGTACCGCGACGAACATCTTGTGGTGGCCGACAAGCCGCACTTCATGCCCGTCACGCCGTCAGGCCACTACCTGCACAACACGCTGCTGGTGCGGCTCAAACGCCAACTGGGATTGCCAGAACTATCACCACTGCACCGCATTGACCGCGACACGGCCGGACTGGTCATGCTCTCTGTGCAGCAGCGCACGCGCGGCGTGTACCAGGCGTTGTTCCGTGATCGGGAGATCACCAAGCACTACGACGCGATTGCCCCTTGGCGGGCGGATGTGCGCTTCCCACGCGAACACACCAGTCGCATGGAAGAAAGTCCCCAGTTCTTTCGTATGCAGGAAGCGCCCGGAGAGCCCAACAGCCATACCCACATGCAGGTTGTGGAGGTGGCAGGGGGCTGGGCACGCTACCGTCTGTCTCCCATCACGGGCAAGCGCCATCAGCTGCGGGTGCACATGGCTGCCCTGGGCTTGCCGTTGCGCAATGATCCGTTTTATCCGGTCGTCAACGACCCGCCCGAAGGTGATTACTCGCGGCCACTCCAACTGTTGGCACGGTCGCTGGAGTTCATGGATCCGCTCACGGGGGAGCACCGGGTCTTTGAGAGTAGGCAGTCGTTGAACCTCCCCTGA
- the imuA gene encoding translesion DNA synthesis-associated protein ImuA, whose protein sequence is MSALRLSLRVASDLPAVVPGVWHADTLGMGLHPAQPTGYALLDTQLPGGGWPVGALSEVLQPSAGLHEWQLVLPALAQATAQRAGTVVAVAPPCEPFGPALTAKGLSAQRLCMVRADNAKAALWAAEQALRCRDVLAVMAWLPQAQPAALRRLQLAAAQQQQLLWVFRPASAALQASPALLRLQVQGLALPGDASASPGMQVHILKRRGPHLAQGLDLPACHPQLAQALTAQAERRRAAQMAVHATVMHRNTAVLGDTRELCQRSVPVPAMVGPEGREHALDRTAIAMAG, encoded by the coding sequence ATGTCTGCATTGCGCCTTTCCCTGCGGGTTGCGTCTGATCTTCCCGCTGTCGTGCCGGGTGTCTGGCATGCAGATACCCTGGGCATGGGCCTGCACCCAGCGCAGCCCACAGGGTATGCGCTGCTGGACACCCAGTTGCCCGGCGGAGGCTGGCCGGTGGGGGCTTTGAGCGAGGTACTGCAACCCTCGGCAGGCCTGCATGAATGGCAACTGGTGCTGCCAGCGCTGGCACAGGCTACCGCCCAGCGGGCGGGTACTGTGGTGGCTGTGGCCCCCCCCTGTGAGCCTTTTGGCCCGGCACTCACGGCGAAGGGGCTGTCGGCACAGCGGTTGTGCATGGTGCGGGCCGATAACGCCAAGGCGGCACTCTGGGCTGCCGAGCAGGCACTGCGGTGCCGCGATGTGCTGGCCGTCATGGCCTGGCTGCCGCAGGCGCAACCGGCGGCCTTGCGCAGGCTGCAATTGGCGGCGGCGCAACAACAGCAGTTGTTGTGGGTGTTTCGCCCGGCCAGCGCTGCGCTGCAGGCGTCGCCCGCCTTGCTGCGGCTGCAGGTACAAGGGCTGGCACTGCCGGGTGACGCCTCGGCATCGCCAGGGATGCAGGTGCATATCCTCAAACGCCGGGGGCCGCATCTTGCGCAGGGGCTTGATCTGCCGGCTTGTCACCCTCAGTTGGCGCAGGCGCTGACAGCGCAGGCAGAGCGCCGGCGTGCCGCACAGATGGCGGTCCATGCAACGGTAATGCATCGCAACACGGCAGTCCTTGGGGATACACGGGAGCTGTGTCAGCGCTCTGTGCCCGTGCCTGCGATGGTTGGGCCGGAGGGGAGGGAGCATGCACTGGATCGCACTGCCATTGCCATGGCTGGATGA
- a CDS encoding HD-GYP domain-containing protein: protein MTDTLFPADIDTTDSPHYLRALTDMADRRTVVADAAIYTDNGIKLVEKGTRIDSRLYDRLVQHKLREPIDRHLSIENPVDVPALLVAGQTLIEQEVLPGMLVEALGSAARLLAPLRSLPLPTSMACKLTVMRDQRPQLFQHSLQMMTVAVFLGIKSGLTERDCGALAAAALLHDLGVLHMDPAWSDPDHKVVGAQRKHLVAHPITAMLMIRDTQSYSRATEVAVLEHHERMDGSGYPRALAGADITPMGRILLLAEVVTAFYEKYDDMPAQRLSLVLRLNHRKFPSALVAHVLPLLQEEVTRESALMPLGNDASRQIDLLAEAFSYWDQLKAALPPATGTGTKALEGSAFAFADSRLLALQKALVEAGSHPQQQGDLMAQLQGDAIGMAEVALVGREALWQLQSILNASHRRWPKLSDRATPADAAVADWCDWALRRL from the coding sequence ATGACAGATACCCTTTTCCCTGCGGATATCGACACTACTGACAGCCCCCACTATCTGCGCGCGCTGACCGATATGGCTGACCGGCGTACGGTGGTTGCCGACGCAGCCATCTACACCGACAACGGCATCAAGTTGGTGGAAAAGGGGACCCGCATCGACAGCCGGCTTTATGACCGCCTGGTGCAGCACAAACTGCGCGAGCCCATCGACCGCCACCTGTCCATCGAGAACCCCGTGGACGTGCCCGCTTTGCTGGTGGCGGGCCAGACGCTCATTGAGCAGGAAGTGCTGCCGGGCATGCTGGTCGAGGCATTGGGGTCGGCGGCCCGGCTTTTGGCGCCGCTGCGCTCCCTGCCATTGCCGACCTCCATGGCCTGCAAGCTCACGGTGATGCGTGACCAGCGGCCCCAGCTGTTTCAGCACAGCTTGCAGATGATGACTGTGGCCGTTTTTCTGGGGATCAAGAGTGGCCTCACTGAGCGCGATTGCGGCGCGCTGGCCGCTGCCGCCTTGCTGCATGACCTGGGTGTGCTGCACATGGACCCGGCCTGGAGCGACCCTGACCACAAGGTGGTCGGTGCGCAGCGCAAGCATCTGGTGGCGCACCCGATCACCGCCATGCTGATGATTCGCGATACCCAGTCCTATTCCCGTGCCACTGAAGTGGCCGTGTTAGAGCACCATGAGCGCATGGACGGGAGCGGCTACCCCCGCGCACTGGCCGGTGCTGACATCACGCCCATGGGCCGCATTCTGCTGTTGGCCGAGGTGGTGACTGCGTTTTACGAAAAATACGACGATATGCCAGCGCAGCGTCTGTCGTTGGTGCTGCGGCTCAACCACCGTAAATTCCCGTCGGCATTGGTCGCGCATGTCCTGCCTTTGCTGCAGGAAGAGGTGACTCGCGAATCGGCCCTCATGCCCTTGGGCAATGATGCTTCGCGCCAGATTGACTTGCTGGCCGAGGCTTTTTCTTACTGGGACCAGCTCAAGGCAGCCTTGCCCCCTGCCACTGGAACTGGCACCAAGGCCCTTGAAGGTAGCGCCTTTGCATTTGCCGACTCGCGCTTGCTTGCCCTTCAAAAAGCCTTGGTGGAAGCGGGGTCACACCCTCAGCAGCAGGGCGATTTGATGGCGCAATTGCAGGGTGATGCCATCGGCATGGCCGAGGTGGCCTTGGTGGGGCGAGAGGCACTGTGGCAGTTGCAAAGCATTCTGAACGCCAGCCATCGTCGCTGGCCCAAGTTATCGGACCGTGCGACCCCTGCGGACGCTGCTGTGGCCGACTGGTGTGATTGGGCGCTGCGGAGACTGTGA